The following are from one region of the Polaribacter marinaquae genome:
- a CDS encoding PaaI family thioesterase yields MDKTSILKSFNERSKNTLMETLDIEYVAVGDDFLTAKMPVNSNVHQPYGQLHGGATAALAESVGSAASNFFIDNKTQFINGIQLSINHIKSKREGMVYATAKNIHKGKTTHLWEVKIVDENDALISVAKMTNIVLDIRKK; encoded by the coding sequence ATGGATAAAACAAGTATTTTAAAATCATTTAACGAGCGTTCTAAAAACACGTTAATGGAAACTCTTGATATTGAATATGTTGCTGTTGGAGACGATTTTTTAACAGCCAAAATGCCAGTAAATTCTAATGTACATCAACCTTATGGGCAGCTTCATGGTGGTGCAACTGCCGCGTTAGCAGAAAGTGTTGGTAGTGCAGCTTCTAACTTTTTTATTGATAATAAAACTCAATTTATTAACGGAATTCAATTGTCTATAAATCATATAAAAAGTAAAAGAGAAGGTATGGTTTACGCAACAGCTAAAAATATTCACAAAGGTAAAACAACACATCTTTGGGAAGTGAAAATTGTTGATGAAAACGATGCTTTAATTTCTGTTGCTAAAATGACAAACATAGTTCTAGATATTCGTAAAAAATAA
- a CDS encoding T9SS type B sorting domain-containing protein, with translation MQVLDFSSGEPKALNNGKLSTDEGCSSISNSDGDLLFYSDGITLYNSKHEIMTFSDGRLATSLEGNPSSTQSALFVPNPTNKNIYYLFTVGTNFVGNTSYPVNPGFNFYTIDLSLNGGLGEVTSGPVSLDTNPYTGEDLSYSWSEKVTAVQGSCGSIWALSVVENHFFAYEITSSGVNINNPVISRVFYNLTDKRGYLKVSPDGSKIAMADYNEGFGSFGGGSLVLLDFDINTGVVSRNIKRLTEPNTEGAPYGVEFSKQSNKLYVSTFNSQNNIYQFDLTKTDVADTKVLISSQTGYRSGLQLGPNGKIYNSIPGTPFLGVIENPDADASDVIYINDAVDLGTGRTTQGLPPFIQSFFKPVDIVDVNDPTIVLSNSKQNVCADQSLKLEPELEEVSLGTYKYLWTKEGDPSIIITTRGLEITNTNLGSGKYNLEIKSTDSCGNDKTYNSSVEVEFQSIPTINNSIIYTQCDYDNNSLDGKTFFNLETKEIELSNNATDVSVEFFELDDTPIINKVGYVNKEAAITSSHVLKVKVTNNTTGCSVFGQIELKVTPTTSGFNQLKNIYKAEINASTDLTNYSEGSNDAAFNLDEKIDKVISNSSGVFNRSEYQFKYYLTSEDAAKETNEITAPYTANRYGNNTKIYLRISKGNSCEGIAEFSLFVNKLPEPLNVINPNIICLNFPDNSPVLETKSIVSETGNSIDSYKWYLNSVEIPNETNSSLTINKGGDYKVIINRFYENEPGNEDNIETTGYKTFSVLESSIAENISIKYIDNQDEGFNNSITINVEGLGDYEYALNNNSLTEFKKGDTNLSYTFTNVPTGLNKIYIRDRNECGIVNTNEISFIYFQRHFTPNGDGVNDTWNISGIDNNFYTDVDLQIFDRFGKVLKIIDLKTENGWNGTYNGKLLPTNDYWYNAVLKDVNGNIRKQTGHFSLLRK, from the coding sequence ATGCAGGTTTTAGATTTTAGTAGCGGAGAACCAAAAGCTCTCAACAATGGTAAATTAAGTACAGATGAAGGATGTTCATCAATTTCTAATTCAGACGGTGATTTATTATTTTATTCAGACGGAATAACTCTTTACAACTCGAAACATGAAATAATGACTTTTTCTGATGGCAGACTAGCTACTTCTTTAGAAGGAAATCCTTCTAGTACGCAATCTGCTTTATTTGTGCCAAACCCAACGAATAAAAACATTTATTATCTTTTTACAGTTGGTACTAATTTTGTTGGTAACACATCATATCCTGTTAATCCTGGTTTTAACTTTTACACCATAGACTTATCTTTAAACGGTGGTTTAGGTGAAGTTACATCTGGCCCCGTTAGTTTAGATACAAACCCATATACTGGTGAAGACTTATCTTATTCTTGGTCAGAAAAAGTTACTGCAGTTCAAGGAAGCTGCGGTTCTATCTGGGCTTTATCAGTAGTAGAAAATCATTTTTTTGCCTATGAAATTACCAGTTCAGGTGTCAATATTAATAATCCTGTAATTAGTCGCGTTTTTTACAACTTAACTGATAAAAGAGGTTACTTAAAAGTATCTCCAGATGGCTCTAAAATTGCAATGGCAGATTACAATGAAGGATTTGGTTCATTTGGAGGTGGTAGCTTAGTACTTTTAGATTTTGATATTAATACAGGGGTAGTAAGCAGAAATATAAAAAGACTAACAGAACCAAATACTGAAGGAGCTCCTTATGGAGTAGAATTCTCTAAACAATCTAATAAGTTATATGTATCTACATTTAATTCACAAAACAACATTTACCAATTTGATTTGACAAAAACAGATGTAGCTGATACTAAGGTGTTAATTAGCTCTCAAACGGGTTATAGAAGTGGTTTACAATTAGGTCCTAACGGAAAAATTTATAATTCAATACCGGGAACCCCTTTTCTTGGTGTTATCGAAAATCCAGATGCCGATGCTAGTGATGTTATTTATATTAATGATGCTGTCGACCTAGGCACAGGTAGAACTACCCAAGGCTTACCTCCTTTTATACAATCTTTTTTTAAACCTGTTGATATTGTAGATGTAAACGACCCTACTATTGTTTTAAGCAATAGTAAACAGAATGTTTGTGCTGATCAAAGTTTAAAATTAGAGCCAGAACTAGAAGAAGTTTCTTTAGGCACATACAAGTATCTTTGGACAAAAGAAGGAGATCCTTCAATTATAATAACCACTAGAGGCTTAGAAATTACAAATACTAATTTAGGCTCTGGAAAATATAATTTAGAAATTAAATCTACAGATAGTTGTGGTAATGACAAAACATACAATAGTTCTGTAGAAGTAGAATTTCAATCGATTCCTACAATAAACAACTCAATAATTTACACTCAATGTGATTATGACAATAATTCTTTAGACGGAAAAACATTTTTCAATTTAGAAACAAAAGAAATCGAATTATCAAATAACGCTACTGATGTATCTGTTGAGTTTTTTGAATTAGATGATACACCGATAATTAATAAAGTTGGCTACGTTAATAAAGAAGCTGCAATAACAAGCTCACATGTTTTAAAAGTAAAAGTTACTAATAATACAACTGGTTGTTCTGTATTTGGTCAAATAGAATTAAAAGTTACACCAACAACTTCTGGCTTTAATCAACTTAAAAACATTTACAAAGCAGAAATAAACGCATCTACAGATTTAACAAATTATAGTGAAGGGTCTAACGATGCCGCTTTTAATTTAGATGAGAAAATCGATAAGGTAATTTCTAATTCATCTGGTGTTTTTAATAGAAGTGAATATCAATTTAAATACTATTTAACTTCAGAAGATGCAGCAAAAGAAACTAACGAAATAACGGCACCTTACACTGCAAACAGATACGGAAATAACACAAAAATTTATTTAAGAATTTCTAAAGGAAATTCATGTGAAGGTATTGCAGAATTTAGCTTGTTTGTTAACAAGCTTCCAGAACCGTTAAATGTAATTAACCCTAATATTATATGTTTAAATTTCCCAGACAATTCTCCTGTTTTAGAAACTAAAAGTATTGTTTCAGAAACTGGTAACTCTATAGATAGTTACAAATGGTATTTAAACTCTGTAGAAATTCCTAATGAAACAAATTCGTCTTTAACCATTAATAAAGGTGGCGATTACAAAGTAATAATTAATAGGTTTTATGAAAACGAACCAGGAAATGAAGATAATATAGAAACTACTGGTTATAAAACATTTTCTGTTCTAGAATCTAGCATCGCAGAAAACATTTCAATAAAATACATTGATAATCAAGATGAAGGATTTAACAATAGTATTACTATAAATGTAGAGGGTTTAGGTGATTATGAATACGCCTTAAATAACAACTCTTTAACCGAATTTAAAAAAGGTGATACTAATTTATCGTATACTTTTACCAATGTACCAACCGGTCTTAATAAAATTTACATTAGAGATAGAAATGAATGCGGAATTGTAAATACAAATGAAATTTCATTTATTTATTTTCAGAGACATTTTACACCAAATGGAGATGGTGTTAATGATACTTGGAACATTTCTGGAATCGATAATAATTTTTATACTGATGTTGATTTACAAATATTTGATAGATTTGGTAAAGTTCTTAAAATTATAGACTTAAAAACAGAAAATGGTTGGAACGGAACTTACAATGGTAAGCTTTTACCCACAAATGATTATTGGTACAACGCCGTTCTAAAAGATGTAAACGGAAATATTAGAAAACAAACTGGTCACTTTTCGTTATTAAGAAAATAA
- a CDS encoding chorismate-binding protein — protein sequence MNNLLDTIAKHFSNNLPFVAYRKPNKSLVTAFLLKDNSLEFTSEFTESGFVFAPYKKEEKAILFSDKKALIISENIDTQEKSLRDDIATSLVDSVRDKHINIVDKAVETIKTSNLQKVVISREELVKLNPVNILEIYKTLLSTYKNAFVYVWFHPEIGLWFGATPETLLNLKGTNFKTMSLAGTQVNINKKDIIWKSKELEEQQLVTNFIETQLQPISNNLIIDKTETINAGSLLHLRTKVSGILSEKSNLKELIRALHPTPAVCGLPRNLASNFIDSNEGYSRTFYTGFLGELNFNVSKTAIRETALFVNLRCMKIKENTAYIYVGGGITKDSIAEKEWEETVSKSKTMKRVLN from the coding sequence TTGAATAATTTACTCGATACAATTGCTAAACATTTTTCTAATAATTTGCCTTTTGTTGCATACAGAAAACCGAACAAAAGTTTGGTTACTGCTTTTTTGCTAAAAGATAATAGTTTAGAATTTACATCAGAATTTACAGAAAGTGGTTTTGTTTTTGCGCCTTATAAAAAAGAAGAAAAGGCAATTTTATTTTCTGATAAAAAAGCTTTAATTATTTCTGAAAACATAGATACACAAGAAAAATCTCTAAGAGATGATATAGCAACTAGTTTAGTTGATTCTGTTAGGGACAAACACATAAATATTGTAGATAAAGCTGTAGAAACTATAAAAACTAGTAATTTACAAAAGGTTGTTATTTCTAGAGAAGAACTTGTGAAATTAAATCCTGTAAACATTTTAGAGATTTACAAAACATTGCTATCAACCTACAAAAATGCATTTGTTTATGTTTGGTTTCACCCAGAAATTGGTTTGTGGTTCGGTGCTACACCAGAAACGTTATTAAACTTAAAAGGCACTAATTTTAAAACAATGTCTTTAGCAGGCACTCAAGTAAATATCAACAAAAAAGACATAATTTGGAAGTCTAAAGAATTAGAAGAGCAGCAATTGGTAACTAATTTTATAGAAACACAATTACAACCAATTTCTAATAATTTAATTATTGATAAAACAGAAACAATTAACGCTGGAAGTCTTTTGCATTTAAGAACTAAAGTATCTGGAATTCTAAGCGAAAAATCTAATTTAAAAGAATTGATTAGAGCTTTACATCCAACACCTGCGGTTTGTGGTTTACCTCGAAATTTAGCTAGTAATTTTATAGATTCTAATGAAGGTTATAGCAGAACATTTTATACAGGTTTTTTAGGTGAGTTAAACTTTAATGTTTCTAAAACAGCAATTCGAGAAACAGCTTTATTTGTTAACTTAAGATGTATGAAAATTAAAGAAAATACAGCTTATATTTATGTTGGTGGCGGAATTACAAAAGATAGTATCGCAGAAAAAGAGTGGGAGGAAACAGTTTCGAAATCTAAAACCATGAAACGTGTTTTAAACTAA
- the uvrB gene encoding excinuclease ABC subunit UvrB has product MDFKLVSNFSPTGDQPQAIKELSESVNAGEKFQTLLGVTGSGKTFTVANVVKEVKKPTLVLAHNKTLAAQLYSEFKQFFPDNAVEYFVSYYDYYQPEAYIPVTGTYIEKDLSINEDIERLRLSTTSSLLSGRRDVLVVASVSCLYGIGNPTEFKKNVIPIQVGQQISRTKFLHQLVQSLYSRTEHEIKSGTFKVKGDVVTIYPSYGDNGYRIHFFGDEIEEIELFDLESNSVINSFEELSIYPANLFVTSPDVLQNAIHQIQEDMMKQVDFFNEIGKHLEAKRIKERTEFDLEMIRELGYCSGIENYSRYLDGREPGTRPFCLLDYFPNDYLMVIDESHVTVPQTHAMYGGDRSRKENLVEYGFRLPAAMDNRPLKFEEFEAIQNQTIFVSATPADYELQKTEGVFVEQIIRPTGLLDPPIEVRPSLNQIDDLIEEIQIRVEKDERTLVTTLTKRMAEELTKYLTRVSIRCRYIHSDVDTLERVEIMQDLRKGLFDVLIGVNLLREGLDLPEVSLVAILDADKEGFLRNVKSLTQTVGRAARNVNGLAIMYADKVTKSMQKTIDETNRRREKQIAYNTKNNITPTQINKKIDDTLSKSAVSSYHYDNAKQVAAEQDLQYLPKEEIEKRIRDKRKEMEAAAKNLDFIVAAKLRDEIAVLKEKI; this is encoded by the coding sequence ATGGATTTTAAATTAGTTTCAAACTTTTCTCCTACCGGAGATCAACCACAAGCAATAAAAGAATTATCAGAAAGTGTTAATGCTGGCGAGAAATTTCAAACGCTATTAGGTGTAACAGGTTCTGGTAAAACATTTACAGTTGCAAATGTTGTAAAAGAGGTTAAAAAACCTACTTTGGTTTTGGCTCATAACAAAACTTTAGCAGCACAATTATACTCTGAGTTTAAACAATTTTTTCCTGACAATGCAGTAGAGTATTTTGTTTCTTACTATGATTATTATCAACCAGAAGCATATATTCCGGTAACCGGAACTTATATAGAAAAAGATTTATCTATAAATGAAGATATCGAACGGTTAAGATTAAGCACCACTTCTTCCCTACTTTCTGGCAGAAGAGATGTTTTGGTAGTAGCGTCAGTATCTTGCTTATATGGTATTGGTAATCCAACGGAATTTAAAAAGAATGTTATTCCTATTCAAGTAGGTCAACAAATTTCTAGAACAAAATTTTTACATCAATTAGTACAAAGTTTATATTCTAGAACAGAACACGAAATAAAAAGCGGAACATTTAAAGTTAAAGGAGACGTTGTAACTATATATCCGTCTTACGGTGATAATGGATATAGAATTCATTTTTTTGGTGATGAAATCGAAGAAATAGAACTTTTCGATTTAGAAAGCAATTCAGTCATTAACTCTTTTGAAGAATTAAGTATTTATCCTGCAAACTTATTTGTTACTTCTCCGGATGTTTTACAAAATGCAATTCATCAGATTCAAGAAGACATGATGAAACAGGTAGATTTTTTCAATGAAATTGGTAAACACTTAGAAGCTAAACGAATAAAAGAAAGAACAGAATTCGATTTAGAAATGATTCGAGAATTAGGATATTGTTCTGGAATTGAGAATTATTCGAGATATTTAGACGGACGAGAACCCGGTACAAGACCTTTCTGTCTTTTAGACTATTTTCCTAATGATTATTTAATGGTGATTGATGAAAGCCATGTTACCGTACCACAAACTCATGCAATGTATGGCGGAGATAGAAGTAGAAAAGAAAATTTAGTTGAATACGGGTTTAGATTACCTGCCGCGATGGACAATAGACCTTTAAAATTTGAAGAATTTGAAGCTATTCAAAATCAAACAATATTTGTATCTGCAACACCTGCAGATTACGAACTTCAAAAAACAGAAGGAGTTTTTGTTGAGCAAATTATTAGGCCAACCGGGTTATTGGATCCACCAATAGAAGTAAGACCAAGTTTAAATCAAATTGATGATTTAATCGAAGAAATTCAAATAAGAGTTGAAAAAGATGAACGTACTTTGGTTACTACTCTTACCAAAAGAATGGCTGAAGAATTAACAAAATACCTAACTAGAGTAAGTATTAGGTGTAGATATATTCATTCTGATGTTGATACTCTAGAACGTGTTGAAATAATGCAAGACCTGCGTAAAGGGTTATTTGATGTTCTTATTGGCGTAAACTTATTAAGAGAAGGACTAGATTTACCAGAAGTTTCTTTAGTTGCTATTTTAGATGCAGATAAAGAAGGATTTTTAAGAAATGTAAAATCGTTAACACAAACTGTTGGTAGAGCTGCAAGAAATGTAAATGGTTTAGCTATAATGTATGCTGATAAGGTTACTAAAAGTATGCAAAAAACTATTGATGAAACCAATAGAAGAAGAGAAAAACAAATAGCATACAATACCAAGAACAACATTACACCTACTCAAATAAATAAAAAAATAGACGATACTTTATCAAAATCTGCAGTATCAAGTTATCATTATGACAACGCAAAACAAGTTGCCGCAGAGCAAGATTTACAATATTTACCTAAAGAAGAAATAGAGAAAAGAATTCGAGATAAAAGAAAAGAAATGGAAGCTGCAGCTAAAAATTTAGATTTTATTGTTGCTGCAAAATTACGTGATGAAATTGCAGTTTTAAAGGAGAAAATTTAA
- a CDS encoding IS1096 element passenger TnpR family protein: protein MYKIRVILDTKEDILRTIIVSNSFNLEDLHFTIAKSFGFEGQEMASFYRTDDEWNQGEEIPLFNMAEAGEGISMQTCVLKETLPNVNDKLIYVYDFLNMWTFYVDVVDISSDEKQDLPQTILSVGEIPKEAPEKEFVAEKLDSEFDEDEDDFDPFDDFDFNEY from the coding sequence ATGTACAAAATACGCGTAATTTTAGACACTAAAGAAGACATTTTAAGAACAATAATTGTAAGTAATTCTTTTAATTTAGAAGATTTACATTTTACAATTGCAAAATCTTTTGGTTTTGAAGGGCAAGAAATGGCGTCTTTTTATAGAACGGATGACGAATGGAATCAAGGAGAAGAAATCCCGTTATTTAACATGGCAGAAGCCGGTGAAGGTATTTCGATGCAAACATGTGTTTTAAAAGAAACATTACCTAATGTTAATGACAAGCTTATTTATGTTTACGACTTTTTAAATATGTGGACTTTTTATGTTGATGTTGTAGATATTTCTTCGGATGAAAAACAAGATTTACCACAAACTATATTATCGGTAGGAGAAATTCCAAAAGAAGCACCAGAAAAAGAATTTGTGGCAGAAAAATTAGATTCAGAATTTGATGAAGATGAAGATGATTTTGATCCTTTTGATGATTTTGATTTCAACGAATATTAA
- a CDS encoding ABC transporter permease, with amino-acid sequence MLRLLTIEFHKLKHNKASKVLSLIYFGLLTCIALIAAIKFDIGPIKFHLAEIGIFNFPYIWHFNTYIAAILKFFLLLVIVSMMANEYSYKTLKQNLIDGLSKKEFILSKFYTVIVFAFVSTVFVFFVSLVLGLIYSDYNELAIITSDLQYLLAFFIKLVAFFSMGLFFGILVKRSAFAVGAMVVWLFVESMFKGYLFWTFKDSENTSEKVDSVMQFLPFESMANLIKEPFTRLGAVRSVANQIGETFTKSYTVDFSAVVIASVWTFIFIYLSFTLLKKRDL; translated from the coding sequence ATGTTAAGATTATTAACTATAGAGTTTCATAAATTAAAACATAATAAAGCTAGTAAAGTACTTTCACTTATCTATTTTGGGCTTTTAACTTGTATTGCATTAATTGCTGCAATTAAGTTTGATATTGGCCCGATAAAATTTCATTTGGCAGAAATAGGAATTTTTAATTTCCCATACATTTGGCATTTTAACACCTACATTGCTGCAATTTTAAAGTTCTTTTTACTCTTAGTTATTGTATCTATGATGGCAAATGAGTACAGTTACAAAACTTTAAAACAAAACTTAATTGATGGTTTAAGTAAAAAAGAATTTATACTATCTAAATTTTATACAGTAATTGTTTTTGCATTTGTTTCAACAGTATTCGTATTCTTTGTCTCTTTAGTATTAGGTTTAATTTATTCTGATTATAATGAATTGGCAATTATAACTTCTGATTTACAATATTTATTAGCCTTTTTTATCAAGTTAGTAGCCTTCTTTTCTATGGGTTTATTCTTCGGAATTTTAGTAAAAAGATCTGCATTTGCAGTTGGAGCAATGGTTGTTTGGTTATTTGTAGAAAGCATGTTTAAAGGATATTTATTCTGGACTTTTAAAGATTCTGAAAACACAAGCGAAAAAGTAGATAGCGTAATGCAGTTTTTACCTTTCGAATCTATGGCAAATTTAATAAAAGAACCTTTTACTAGATTAGGTGCTGTTAGGTCTGTAGCAAACCAAATAGGAGAAACCTTTACAAAAAGTTACACAGTTGATTTTTCTGCAGTTGTAATTGCTTCTGTATGGACTTTTATTTTTATTTATTTATCTTTTACATTGTTAAAAAAGAGAGATTTGTAG
- a CDS encoding ABC transporter ATP-binding protein: METILSLKNLDKKYGTVHAVNNLSFDIKKGNVYGILGPNGSGKSTTLGIILNVVNRTSGEFSWFDGKLSTHEALKKVGAIIERPNFYPYMTAVQNLKLICTIKGISTDKIDEKLKTVNLFERRNSKFKTFSLGMKQRLAIASALLNDPEILILDEPTNGLDPQGIHEIRQIINKIASTGTTILLASHLLDEVEKVCSHVVVIRKGVKLYSGRVDEMTASNGLFELKVEEDEAKLLLELENHPSINKVTKEHETIIATLNDAISATTLNTFLFEKGITLSHLVKRKPSLEQQFLDLTNNN; this comes from the coding sequence TTGGAAACTATCTTATCTTTAAAAAACCTCGATAAAAAATACGGAACCGTACATGCAGTAAACAATCTTTCTTTTGATATTAAAAAAGGAAATGTATACGGAATCTTAGGTCCCAACGGAAGTGGAAAATCTACCACTTTAGGAATTATTTTAAATGTAGTTAATAGAACTTCTGGAGAATTTTCTTGGTTCGACGGAAAATTATCTACGCACGAAGCCTTAAAAAAAGTTGGTGCAATTATAGAGAGACCTAATTTTTATCCTTACATGACGGCTGTACAAAACTTAAAATTGATTTGTACTATCAAAGGAATTTCAACAGATAAAATAGACGAAAAACTTAAAACTGTAAATCTTTTCGAGAGAAGAAATAGCAAGTTTAAAACATTTTCTTTAGGTATGAAACAACGTTTAGCAATTGCATCTGCTTTGCTAAATGATCCAGAAATTTTAATTTTAGACGAACCAACAAATGGTTTAGATCCACAAGGAATTCATGAAATTAGACAAATAATCAATAAAATTGCTAGTACAGGTACAACAATTTTATTAGCATCGCACTTACTTGACGAAGTAGAAAAAGTTTGCTCGCATGTTGTTGTAATAAGAAAAGGAGTAAAACTTTACAGCGGTAGAGTTGATGAAATGACCGCTTCTAACGGTTTATTTGAATTAAAAGTTGAAGAAGATGAAGCAAAATTACTTTTAGAATTAGAAAATCATCCTTCTATAAATAAGGTAACAAAAGAGCACGAAACTATTATCGCTACTTTAAACGATGCTATTTCTGCAACAACACTAAATACTTTTCTATTCGAAAAAGGAATAACTTTAAGTCATTTAGTGAAACGTAAGCCAAGTTTAGAACAGCAATTTTTAGATTTAACAAACAACAACTAA